Genomic DNA from Candidatus Koribacter versatilis Ellin345:
TCTGCTACGATTTACCTGTGGCGTACGAGGCAGTCAAACCCGCCGTCAGTTCGGCGATTGTTGATGAACAGGGACGAATCGTTCCGGTGAGCGCTCACAGGCGCGGCTGGGACACCATCCGCTACATGACGGAAACTGAGGTGCATACCTACGCGTTTTCCGTCGCCGCCAACGCCATCCTGTCGTTCTTCCCGTTCGTTGTCCTGATGCTGACGATCTGCCGGCGGGCGTTTCACTCGCAGCAGATGTATGAAGTTGTGATCAGCCTGCTTCGCGATTACCTGCCGAGCAACCAGGACTTCGTGATCAAGAACATGCGCTTCCTAGCGAGTGCACACGGCAAAGCCCAGGTTTTCTCGCTCGCCATGTTGCTCGTGACTTCCACGGGGATCTTCCTGCCGCTAGAAGTGGCTCTGAACAAAGTTTGGGGAATCCACAAGAACCGGTCTTATCTCGCTAACCAGCTATTGTCATTAGGATTGGCACTGGCATGCGGCACGCTTGCAATGGGGTCCGTGGCGCTTACAGCGGGCAACTTGAAGATGCTCGGCGTAGTCGTCGGGTATCAGAACTTCGTCGCACGCGGTACGTCGTTCATCGTGATGAAAAGCATCGCGATCCTCGCGACGATGCTGATCTTCTTTTTGATCTACTGGATTCTGCCGAATGGGAAAGTGCCATGGCGCGCGGTGATGCCGGCCGCAATCATTGCTGGCGCATTCACCGAGGCCGCGAAGTATATCTACATCCTGCTGCTGCCTTGGCTGGACTTCCAGGCTGTGTACGGACCGTTCGCAATTTCGGTCACGCTGATGATCTGGGCCTACGTGAGCGGAATGCTGTTGCTCGGCGGAGCGCATTTGTCGGCAAGCGATCCACGCCTCGTCAGGCAATAGCTAGTGTCCGCCGCCCGCTAACTCCTTCACGATATTCGCCACGAACCCTTTCGCATCGCCAAACAGCATCAGCGTCTGTTCCATGTAGTAGAGCGGGTTGTCGATGCCGGCGAAGCCAGGGTTCATTGAACGCTTGATCACCATCACGGTGCGCGCCTTATCGCAATCGAGAATCGGCATGCCGTAGATCGGGCTGGTCTTGTCGCTGCGCGCGGCGGGATTGGTGACGTCATTGGCGCCAATGACCAGCGCTACGTCGGTTTGCGGGAAGTCTCCGTTGATGTCGTCCATCTCAATCAGGCGGTCGTAGGGGATGTCCGCCTCAGCGAGCAGGACATTCATGTGGCCCGGCATACGGCCGGCAACAGGGTGGATCGCGAAGCGAACGTTTACGCCCTTCTTCGTTAGCGCGTCGTAGAGTTCGCGAACTTTATGCTGCGCCTGCGCGACGGCCATGCCGTAACCGGGAATAACGACAACTGAACTAGCGATAGAAAGAATCTGCGCGGCCTCTTCCGGGCTGGCGCTGCGATAGTTCTTGGCTTCACCTTCAACTGCCGCGGCCGTCTGTACCTGGCCGAAGGCGCCGAAGAGGACGTTGGTGAACGAGCGGTTCATCGCCTTCGACATGATGATCGAGAGGATCAAGCCTGACGACCCATCGAGCGCGCCGGCGATGATCAGCAGCTTGCTGCCGACCACGAATCCCATCATCGCTGCCGACAAGCCCGCGTAGCCGTTTAAGAGCGATATGACGGTCGGCATATCGGCGCCGCCAATGGGAATGATCAGCAGCACCCCGAACAGCACCGCGATCCCGACTATGAACGGAAAGAACTGCGTTTTGCTCGGATCGATAATGAGCATGACCGCAAGTACGACCGCGCCGGCGAGGAGCAGGAAGTTGACGACGTTCTGCCCTTTGTAAGTGATGGGCCGCTGCGGCAAGACCTCCTGCAACTTTCCCGCCGCCATCAAGCTTCCGGTGAACGTCAAGCCACCCAGGATGACTTCGATGGACAGCACCGACATCGTGAACTTCGAGATATTCGGCGACTGAAGATAGAACTCGCTGGTACCAACGAGCGTGACGCAAAGCGCGCCGAAGGCATGGCTCAACGCAGTTCGTTGCGGAACGGCGGTCATCTGCACCATGCCAAGCGGAATACCGATGAGGGAGCCGACGGCTAGGCCGACGAAAATC
This window encodes:
- a CDS encoding YihY/virulence factor BrkB family protein, translated to MAYEAVKPAVSSAIVDEQGRIVPVSAHRRGWDTIRYMTETEVHTYAFSVAANAILSFFPFVVLMLTICRRAFHSQQMYEVVISLLRDYLPSNQDFVIKNMRFLASAHGKAQVFSLAMLLVTSTGIFLPLEVALNKVWGIHKNRSYLANQLLSLGLALACGTLAMGSVALTAGNLKMLGVVVGYQNFVARGTSFIVMKSIAILATMLIFFLIYWILPNGKVPWRAVMPAAIIAGAFTEAAKYIYILLLPWLDFQAVYGPFAISVTLMIWAYVSGMLLLGGAHLSASDPRLVRQ
- a CDS encoding NAD(P)(+) transhydrogenase (Re/Si-specific) subunit beta produces the protein MNPMPGTEYVIEACYLIASALFIFSLKWMSSPATARRGILAGELGMVLAIGGTLLQHEIISYTWIFVGLAVGSLIGIPLGMVQMTAVPQRTALSHAFGALCVTLVGTSEFYLQSPNISKFTMSVLSIEVILGGLTFTGSLMAAGKLQEVLPQRPITYKGQNVVNFLLLAGAVVLAVMLIIDPSKTQFFPFIVGIAVLFGVLLIIPIGGADMPTVISLLNGYAGLSAAMMGFVVGSKLLIIAGALDGSSGLILSIIMSKAMNRSFTNVLFGAFGQVQTAAAVEGEAKNYRSASPEEAAQILSIASSVVVIPGYGMAVAQAQHKVRELYDALTKKGVNVRFAIHPVAGRMPGHMNVLLAEADIPYDRLIEMDDINGDFPQTDVALVIGANDVTNPAARSDKTSPIYGMPILDCDKARTVMVIKRSMNPGFAGIDNPLYYMEQTLMLFGDAKGFVANIVKELAGGGH